Sequence from the Magnetovibrio sp. genome:
GCGCCCCGGCGGCACGAACAAATAACGCTGCACCACCGGACGTTGGAATTTGGGTTTAAGGTCTTGCACGTCGATGCGGTCACCCATGGCTAACTTGATGGCGGCTTCGACTGTGCTGACGCCGGTGTTGAGCGGGATTTCATGGGTGCAGAAAAATCCGCCGCTCAAACGCGCGGCCAGTTCGATCACGTAGGCTTTGCCATCCGAATAGACCATGTCGCCTTTGACGATGCCGTTGCGCACGCCCAGGCTGTCGGCGGCGTCTTGCACCACCCGGCAAATGGCGGCTTGGGCCTCGGCATCGAGAAAGCTCGGCAGGTCGCCGCCGTTCTCGATCATATAAGGCGCGTAGGTGTCGAGCAGTTCGTAATTGCGGTCCGAAAAACCCGGAGTGTAGGCCACGCCATCGACCACCACGCTTTCGGTGCTGACCTGTGGGCCGCTCATATAGCTTTCCGCCATCACCCGCCCGGTGGGCGATTGTTCTTTCGATGTGGCAAAGGCCCAATCCAGATCGATGTCTTGGGTCAAACGCAACACCCCGCGCGAGCCGCGGCTGTCGATGGGTTTGATCACCAAGGGCAGGCCGCGCTCCGCGACGATGGCGGCAAGGTGCGCCGCGTCGCTCACTTCGTCAAACCACGGAATGGCGACGCCGTCGTTTCGGAACTTCTGTTTCATCGCCAATTTGTTGATGGCGAGGTTCG
This genomic interval carries:
- a CDS encoding ATP-grasp domain-containing protein yields the protein MSRALLMVGGGVQAVPGIRMAKDMGLFVAVSDRNPNAPGFAYADAKLIADTYSVEQTTAEAVKFHREQRLLDGVMCMATDVPHTVAGVAEALGLPTIGSATANLAINKLAMKQKFRNDGVAIPWFDEVSDAAHLAAIVAERGLPLVIKPIDSRGSRGVLRLTQDIDLDWAFATSKEQSPTGRVMAESYMSGPQVSTESVVVDGVAYTPGFSDRNYELLDTYAPYMIENGGDLPSFLDAEAQAAICRVVQDAADSLGVRNGIVKGDMVYSDGKAYVIELAARLSGGFFCTHEIPLNTGVSTVEAAIKLAMGDRIDVQDLKPKFQRPVVQRYLFVPPGRVTSVSGIEQAADVKGVEFVDCWVKPGDEIIRPIHSGCTAAVVIATGDTHAQALSRTQQALNHIQVVTDT